Within the Bacillus sp. FSL K6-3431 genome, the region AATTCTTAATATTAAATTTGTCATAATCTGTGATGAATTCATTAACATAAGTCGGAAGTTTTGTTGGTGATAGTAGGTAATAAGATGTACGGTTTGCCAAATCTTGCCGATAGGTAGCACGATTTGTTGGAAATACTTCCGCAACCTTTTTTGTTATAAATCGTGACGCATCTTTCGTAGGGCTAAAATCTATTGTCTTACGATAAACATTTGAAAAAGCAACGTCAGGATATAGCTCAATATTGTTATCTGTTAGGAACTCAGTAAATTCTTGTAGCCCCTTTAGCCCCCCAATCTCATTATCAACCTCCACTTTCTTTGGTATCTTATGGTTTACACCATCGTTAAACCATCCCATATAACGTACCTTTAGATTACTAATATCAGAATCCAACAATTCCTTTACTATTTTTTCCGCCTCTTCAAATGTAGTAAGCGGCTCCAATGATTTGTACGGTATACCAAGAAATGTATTTCTCTTCCAAATAGAACCTGTTAATTCAAGATAAAAAGGAATGTCATCTTTTTTCGTCAATGGCTCAAGTTGATGATTATCAATTAAATACCTTTGATAATAACTTGCCATTCCTGCATAATTTGCATCTTTACCTTCTAGAAATGCGTACCTTATAGTAAGGTTTTCTTTAAAATCACCCTTTTGAAATATAGAAATAGTATTTGAACGCTCTCCACCCGCAAGAGTAAATTCGCTAGATTCTTTAATAATGAATGAATGAGAGACAGTATTGTATGAATTCAAACGCCCCGATACATCTGCTTCAATTGCTGCAATCCCATCGCCTTCTTCTATGATGCTAATAAACGCATGATTACCCTGCTTCATTCCAAAAACAGGTAGTCTTATCGATTCACTAATTAAACTATTTGTCCTCTCGAATATAGCCTCATCGTTACCATACACACGTGCCTTATATGGCTGATACTGACTTTTCCCATTATTTAATTCTATTAATGCACCTGATCCATCGGGTACAAACATATAGCCGTCGTCATTTTGACCAGCAGCTCCAAAAAAAGGAAGAACTTGAAGTGTACTAATAGGGTAGACTGGATTATACTCCAACTCGCTTCCCTCTATTCTCACTACTACATTATCTTCTTCAAGTTGAACAATAAGAGGTATTACAAAATAGGGGAAGCTTAGTTCTTCCTCTAGTTCCACTTCATGCTCATCATTGTCCTTAGCTAATTCCTCCTCGGTATAACCAATTTCCTCAAATAATTGTACGGTTCGGTCAATTATATAATCTCGAAAGGTATTATCTCTTCGTTCATATACATCTTCTTCCTCGATATATTTATAACGCTTTTCAACATCTTTTCTTTGTTTCTCATCATCAATTTTATCTAAAATAAGTGATTGAAATCTATCTTTACTGATTAATCTCGGAAGCTGTTCAATACCTTTTGATGCATTTCCAAACGTGTAGATTATTTTAATACCGTTTTCTATCTGTTCAAACTCGAATTGTTCTTTCTGTACACTATCTCTATAACTATCAAGGCGTGTAGTTTGGCCATTAGGATTAAAATAAGTTAACGCCAATTGCGCATAAAGCATCCCTTTATTTTCAGCGACTGCAATTGGATCGCTGTCACGGTCTATTGGATTTGAATACCAAACCTTTCCACTCTCTAAATCTTTCACAGCAAAATCTAGTCTTTTTTCATTAAAATAAAGCTCAAGTTTGTCATTAGATACTACAACCTTCATATCATCTGTATTAAGTGAATTTACTTTACCAGTTACATTGACGGCGTCATTATTTATCTTAGGCTGATCATTGTCTACTGTTATATCTGATTGTTGCAAGCCTTCTGCTGATTCACTTTCCCCATTATCTTCTGTATTTGCTGCAACTACATGAACCATCGGATTCAATCCAATCAACAGGAAGAGTATACATAGCGAACTGATAAATCTAATTTTTCGGGACATCACATTACCTCCCCCTATATTCGATACACTATTTCTCTATAAATCGTTCCTACGAATGAAGCTAGCTGTTGAATCAAGCTAAAGAATAGTAAGCCCAAAAATAGCATAATTCCTATTACAATAGCGGTAAGGAAAAAAGTTATAATTGTTTTACTGGCAGAATATTGATGAATAGTCATTATGCCAACAAATAGCAGGCCCAGAAACCACACCATCGCAACAGCTTCCAATAAAAAAAACAGAGGCGTCTCTTCGAATGTAATAAAATTACTAATGATCATTGTTGTTGCATAAATTATCGCCAATGGGAGCAATGCATAGGCCGTTACTGTAATAATCTCAATGATTTTTCCTTCTCCATCCAAAAGCGTCGTAATAGCCCAATTCGCAATACAAAAGATAAAAAAAGGTAGTACAATAAACGTTAACTCATCAATGCTATTTAATTCATTTGGATTGTTAAAATTAACTATAAAAC harbors:
- a CDS encoding YIP1 family protein, which translates into the protein MQLWSELIKYPFYVTIHPFKGFWDLKYEGKGKPIIAFSILFLLTMIIILKRQFTGFIVNFNNPNELNSIDELTFIVLPFFIFCIANWAITTLLDGEGKIIEIITVTAYALLPLAIIYATTMIISNFITFEETPLFFLLEAVAMVWFLGLLFVGIMTIHQYSASKTIITFFLTAIVIGIMLFLGLLFFSLIQQLASFVGTIYREIVYRI
- a CDS encoding DUF5696 domain-containing protein, which encodes MSRKIRFISSLCILFLLIGLNPMVHVVAANTEDNGESESAEGLQQSDITVDNDQPKINNDAVNVTGKVNSLNTDDMKVVVSNDKLELYFNEKRLDFAVKDLESGKVWYSNPIDRDSDPIAVAENKGMLYAQLALTYFNPNGQTTRLDSYRDSVQKEQFEFEQIENGIKIIYTFGNASKGIEQLPRLISKDRFQSLILDKIDDEKQRKDVEKRYKYIEEEDVYERRDNTFRDYIIDRTVQLFEEIGYTEEELAKDNDEHEVELEEELSFPYFVIPLIVQLEEDNVVVRIEGSELEYNPVYPISTLQVLPFFGAAGQNDDGYMFVPDGSGALIELNNGKSQYQPYKARVYGNDEAIFERTNSLISESIRLPVFGMKQGNHAFISIIEEGDGIAAIEADVSGRLNSYNTVSHSFIIKESSEFTLAGGERSNTISIFQKGDFKENLTIRYAFLEGKDANYAGMASYYQRYLIDNHQLEPLTKKDDIPFYLELTGSIWKRNTFLGIPYKSLEPLTTFEEAEKIVKELLDSDISNLKVRYMGWFNDGVNHKIPKKVEVDNEIGGLKGLQEFTEFLTDNNIELYPDVAFSNVYRKTIDFSPTKDASRFITKKVAEVFPTNRATYRQDLANRTSYYLLSPTKLPTYVNEFITDYDKFNIKNLSLRDLGERIHSDYKEKKVINREQSKQIGEEQMSKLNDLYPNLLTIGGNAPVLPYAKSILDVPLSSSGFNITDRSIPFYQMVLHGYIDYAGSPVNLAADQNIQYQILKSLETGSNVYFNWFYEEASTIKETEFNHLISSNFQLWQDDAILMYKTVNSVLNDVRDKPITSHKELARGIYETTYGHHFSIIVNYNEHSAVVDGMTIEAESYKIRQGE